A window of Hevea brasiliensis isolate MT/VB/25A 57/8 chromosome 14, ASM3005281v1, whole genome shotgun sequence contains these coding sequences:
- the LOC110645231 gene encoding ultraviolet-B receptor UVR8 isoform X3 produces MNGEGRGGDERSKMEEMVKEKLVFMWGYLPGALPLRAPILSPVVVRPDEYTWKDVCGGGCGFAMAISESGKLITWGSTDDLGQSYVTSGKHGEIPKPFPLPTEFSIVKAAAGWAHCVAATDGGEVYTWGWKECVPSGKVFGEPSPGSMERDVLERQSPFLAEQVTPRSQRSRSAGGIDSRGVGEESTKRRRISSAKQTAESSSSNDETLSALPCLVTLNPGVRMATVAAGGRHTLALSVSDIGQVWGWGYGGEGQLGLGSRIRMVTSPHPVPCIDSSYGKDRPRALSRGCMASEGHGFRVPGSYVKRIACGGRHSAVITDAGALLTFGWGLYGQCGQGSTDDELSPISVSSLLGMRIEGVAAGLWHTVCISADGDVYSFGGNQFGQLGTGGDQAETTPRLLDASCLEDAYAKTISCGARHTALVTEDRKVFCWGWNKYGQLGLGDVIDRNIPSPVTIEGCVPRKVACGWWHTLLLAESPA; encoded by the exons ATGAATGGGGAGGGAAGAGGGGGagatgagagatcgaaaatggaGGAAATGGTGAAGGAAAAGCTGGTCTTTATGTGGGGATACCTTCCGGGAGCCTTGCCGCTAAGGGCGCCGATTTTGTCTCCAGTCGTTGTGCGCCCCGATGAATACACTTGGAAGGACGTTTGCGGCGGCGGTTGCGGTTTCGCCATGGCTATTTctg AGTCTGGAAAACTCATAACTTGGGGTTCAACAGACGATCTAGGTCAAAGCTATGTGACATCCGGGAAGCATGGG gaAATTCCTAAGCCTTTCCCTCTCCCAACTGAGTTCTCTATCGTAAAAGCTGCAGCTGGTTGGGCCCATTGTGTAGCAGCTACAG ATGGTGGAGAAGTTTATACGTGGGGTTGGAAAGAGTGTGTTCCCTCAGGGAAGGTATTTGGAGAACCATCACCAGGGAGCATGGAAAGGGATGTGTTAGAAAGGCAGAGTCCATTTTTAGCAGAGCAAG TGACCCCTCGCTCTCAACGCTCAAGATCCGCTGGTGGAATTGATAGTCGTGGAGTTGGAGAAGAAAGTACAAAACGCAGGAGGATTTCATCTGCAAAACAAACTGCTGAAAGCTCGTCTTCCAATGATGAGACACTCTCAGCATTGCCATGTCTAGTAACGTTAAATCCAGGGGTGAGGATGGCTACTGTTGCTGCTGGTGGTCGCCACACTTTAGCATTGTCAG TTTCAGATATAGGACAGGTGTGGGGTTGGGGCTATGGAGGCGAAGGGCAACTTGGTTTGGGGTCCCGGATACGCATGGTGACCTCACCTCATCCTGTACCTTGCATTGACTCTTCTTATGGAAAAGATAGGCCTAGAGCACTTTCTCGAGGATGCATGGCTTCAGAAGGACATGGTTTTAGAGTTCCTGGAAGTTATGTCAAGAGGATTGCCTGTGGAGGGCGACATAGTGCAGTAATCACAG ATGCTGGAGCACTCCTCACTTTTGGCTGGGGACTCTATGGACAG TGTGGACAAGGGAGTACAGATGATGAACTGAGCCCAATTTCTGTATCTTCATTGTTGGGCATGCGGATAGAGGGTGTTGCTGCAGGCTTGTGGCACACTGTTTGCATTTCTGCTGATGGTGATGTTTATTCATTTGGAGGGAATCAGTTTGGGCAATTGGGTACTGGTGGTGATCAAGCAGAG ACTACACCCAGGCTCTTGGATGCTTCATGTTTGGAAGATGCATATGCAAAAACAATCTCCTGTGGGGCTCGTCACACTGCTTTAGTCACAG AGGATCGGAAAGTGTTTTGCTGGGGATGGAACAAGTATGGTCAG CTTGGATTGGGTGATGTGATCGACCGCAACATTCCTTCTCCAGTTACTATAGAGGGTTGTGTCCCTCGAAAGGTGGCATGTGGCTGGTGGCATACCCTACTTTTGGCCGAATCACCTGCTTGA
- the LOC110645231 gene encoding ultraviolet-B receptor UVR8 isoform X1: MNGEGRGGDERSKMEEMVKEKLVFMWGYLPGALPLRAPILSPVVVRPDEYTWKDVCGGGCGFAMAISESGKLITWGSTDDLGQSYVTSGKHGEIPKPFPLPTEFSIVKAAAGWAHCVAATDTDGGEVYTWGWKECVPSGKVFGEPSPGSMERDVLERQSPFLAEQVTPRSQRSRSAGGIDSRGVGEESTKRRRISSAKQTAESSSSNDETLSALPCLVTLNPGVRMATVAAGGRHTLALSVSDIGQVWGWGYGGEGQLGLGSRIRMVTSPHPVPCIDSSYGKDRPRALSRGCMASEGHGFRVPGSYVKRIACGGRHSAVITDAGALLTFGWGLYGQCGQGSTDDELSPISVSSLLGMRIEGVAAGLWHTVCISADGDVYSFGGNQFGQLGTGGDQAETTPRLLDASCLEDAYAKTISCGARHTALVTEDRKVFCWGWNKYGQLGLGDVIDRNIPSPVTIEGCVPRKVACGWWHTLLLAESPA, encoded by the exons ATGAATGGGGAGGGAAGAGGGGGagatgagagatcgaaaatggaGGAAATGGTGAAGGAAAAGCTGGTCTTTATGTGGGGATACCTTCCGGGAGCCTTGCCGCTAAGGGCGCCGATTTTGTCTCCAGTCGTTGTGCGCCCCGATGAATACACTTGGAAGGACGTTTGCGGCGGCGGTTGCGGTTTCGCCATGGCTATTTctg AGTCTGGAAAACTCATAACTTGGGGTTCAACAGACGATCTAGGTCAAAGCTATGTGACATCCGGGAAGCATGGG gaAATTCCTAAGCCTTTCCCTCTCCCAACTGAGTTCTCTATCGTAAAAGCTGCAGCTGGTTGGGCCCATTGTGTAGCAGCTACAG ACACAGATGGTGGAGAAGTTTATACGTGGGGTTGGAAAGAGTGTGTTCCCTCAGGGAAGGTATTTGGAGAACCATCACCAGGGAGCATGGAAAGGGATGTGTTAGAAAGGCAGAGTCCATTTTTAGCAGAGCAAG TGACCCCTCGCTCTCAACGCTCAAGATCCGCTGGTGGAATTGATAGTCGTGGAGTTGGAGAAGAAAGTACAAAACGCAGGAGGATTTCATCTGCAAAACAAACTGCTGAAAGCTCGTCTTCCAATGATGAGACACTCTCAGCATTGCCATGTCTAGTAACGTTAAATCCAGGGGTGAGGATGGCTACTGTTGCTGCTGGTGGTCGCCACACTTTAGCATTGTCAG TTTCAGATATAGGACAGGTGTGGGGTTGGGGCTATGGAGGCGAAGGGCAACTTGGTTTGGGGTCCCGGATACGCATGGTGACCTCACCTCATCCTGTACCTTGCATTGACTCTTCTTATGGAAAAGATAGGCCTAGAGCACTTTCTCGAGGATGCATGGCTTCAGAAGGACATGGTTTTAGAGTTCCTGGAAGTTATGTCAAGAGGATTGCCTGTGGAGGGCGACATAGTGCAGTAATCACAG ATGCTGGAGCACTCCTCACTTTTGGCTGGGGACTCTATGGACAG TGTGGACAAGGGAGTACAGATGATGAACTGAGCCCAATTTCTGTATCTTCATTGTTGGGCATGCGGATAGAGGGTGTTGCTGCAGGCTTGTGGCACACTGTTTGCATTTCTGCTGATGGTGATGTTTATTCATTTGGAGGGAATCAGTTTGGGCAATTGGGTACTGGTGGTGATCAAGCAGAG ACTACACCCAGGCTCTTGGATGCTTCATGTTTGGAAGATGCATATGCAAAAACAATCTCCTGTGGGGCTCGTCACACTGCTTTAGTCACAG AGGATCGGAAAGTGTTTTGCTGGGGATGGAACAAGTATGGTCAG CTTGGATTGGGTGATGTGATCGACCGCAACATTCCTTCTCCAGTTACTATAGAGGGTTGTGTCCCTCGAAAGGTGGCATGTGGCTGGTGGCATACCCTACTTTTGGCCGAATCACCTGCTTGA
- the LOC131173023 gene encoding uncharacterized protein LOC131173023, translating to MVVGGLSMLFKDEERSRKDSRSMSMAAAESAEVKGPVEHIENKSVMMIRTSQEFSGNKTLKIPLHYPSYTKKEYEYMPEWQLDMLLQEYGLPIQGDLGYKRELAISAFVWPEPHSKLIVASPVDSDKGFTSQGKKIKTSSIVEFLCHVLGFA from the coding sequence ATGGTGGTAGGTGGGCTTTCTATGCTTTTCAAGGACGAAGAACGCAGCAGAAAAGACTCCAGGTCCATGAGCATGGCAGCAGCGGAATCGGCAGAGGTTAAAGGACCAGTGGAACACATAGAGAATAAGTCGGTGATGATGATAAGAACCAGCCAAGAATTCAGCGGAAATAAGACATTGAAGATTCCTCTTCACTACCCAAGTTACACCAAGAAGGAATACGAGTACATGCCCGAGTGGCAACTTGACATGCTTCTTCAAGAATATGGATTGCCTATTCAGGGTGACTTGGGTTACAAGAGAGAGTTGGCCATCTCTGCCTTCGTTTGGCCTGAACCTCATTCAAAACTGATCGTCGCTTCTCCTGTGGATTCTGATAAAGGCTTCACTTCTCAGGGAAAGAAGATCAAAACCAGCAGTATAGTTGAGTTTCTATGTCATGTATTAGGGTTTGCATAA
- the LOC110645230 gene encoding probable disease resistance protein At1g58602, giving the protein MADAIVTTAIERISNLLIQEAAVLSNVRKEVERLQAELRRMQCFLKYTDCKQDQDEVVRNWVADIREVAYDAEDVIDAFLLTIPRREVGFCGLIKKSTSMLTKAPQLRDIGQQIYSIRNRIGDISTSMQTYGIKFVGEAEGSSSASEMQRRLRRIDPYDDDEHVIRLESTTKELLDQLMLEDDQRRVVSIVGMGGIGKTTLAKLVYNRFDVKRHFDCLSWAFISQQFSPGDVFSGILREVGAKWENMGSMKEEDLIRTLKDVLKEKRYLVVLDDIWKEEAWDSLKRAFPKGKKGSKVLFTTRVKEVASYADPRSSPVEPPFLTNEEGWELLSRTAFPEDIASEQGYAPEFERIGKEIVRKCGGLPLAIAVLGGLLANKSLKEWEMVQKDINAQFTKLQQRNQYAGVDWILALSYQELPFRLKPCFLYLSQFPEDMEIDKTTLIRMWIAEGFLPQPLRGEGDETMEDVGEQFLEELANRCMVQVSERDHTGIGIKKCRMHDLMRDMCVSKAREESFLGVIEHQKDIAASMSKSRRIAVHKIRFVPSEECSPRLRSLLYLNPRKEFVFTLDRNQVIFIFKNLKLLRVLNIQNVIPKESYIPREIGDLIHLRYLGLRNTILHVFPKRRYLPKLITPLPASIGNLKSLYTLDLRRGRHEQNDYWKVPDVMWKLKCLRQLLLDPHADDKWKCSLDTLRQLETLKWIEAKSLIRKDALLNLTNLRNLGVVFQRKEEAEMVLRSPISRLGRLCFLKMVMSEESSFASLEPLSGCHHLTKLRLNGIILEDPHSSLHNLEYLPGSLAKLSLINSKLKNDPMGILNKQPNLRFLDLGSKSYEGSEMVCSAHGFPQLETLRLSGLHVLEWKIEEGAMPFLKDLSLTFLRELKTIPEGLKFVSSLQKLDLFDMAQEFTKRVKVIDGVEGEDFDKVCHIPSIIVHTFDYCP; this is encoded by the coding sequence ATGGCAGATGCTATTGTCACCACTGCCATTGAAAGAATTTCCAACCTGCTCATCCAAGAGGCAGCCGTTCTTTCTAATGTGAGAAAGGAAGTTGAGCGATTGCAAGCTGAATTGAGGCGAATGCAGTGCTTCTTGAAATATACAGACTGCAAGCAAGACCAAGATGAGGTTGTTCGCAACTGGGTAGCTGATATCAGAGAAGTTGCTTATGATGCAGAGGATGTCATAGATGCCTTCCTGCTCACCATTCCAAGAAGAGAAGTTGGATTTTGTGGACTCATCAAGAAGTCTACGTCTATGCTCACCAAGGCTCCCCAACTCCGTGATATTGGACAACAAATTTACTCCATACGAAATAGGATTGGGGATATTTCTACTAGCATGCAGACTTACGGCATCAAATTTGTTGGAGAAGCAGAGGGATCTAGTTCGGCCAGTGAGATGCAGCGACGACTCAGGAGAATCGATCCATATGACGACGATGAACATGTTATCAGATTGGAAAGTACCACAAAGGAACTTTTGGATCAATTGATGCTAGAGGATGACCAACGCCGAGTTGTTTCCATAGTGGGGATGGGAGGAATCGGTAAAACCACCCTTGCCAAGCTGGTATATAATCGGTTTGATGTCAAGCGACACTTCGATTGTTTGTCTTGGGCTTTCATATCTCAACAATTCTCCCCAGGAGATGTTTTTTCGGGAATCCTGAGAGAAGTTGGAGCTAAATGGGAGAATATGGGAAGCATGAAAGAGGAAGATTTGATCAGAACACTCAAAGATGTATTGAAGGAGAAGCGATACTTGGTGGTCCTTGATGATATTTGGAAAGAAGAGGCATGGGATAGTTTAAAACGTGCTTTCCCAAAAGGGAAGAAGGGAAGTAAAGTTTTGTTCACTACCCGTGTCAAAGAAGTTGCTTCGTATGCTGATCCAAGGAGCTCTCCAGTGGAACCACCATTTTTGACGAATGAAGAGGGCTGGGAACTTCTCAGCCGGACAGCATTTCCAGAAGATATTGCAAGTGAGCAAGGTTATGCACCTGAATTCGAGAGAATAGGGAAGGAGATAGTGAGAAAATGCGGAGGACTACCACTGGCAATTGCTGTACTTGGAGGCTTGTTGGCTAACAAGTCACTAAAGGAATGGGAGATGGTGCAAAAAGACATCAATGCACAATTCACCAAGTTGCAACAACGTAATCAGTATGCAGGGGTGGATTGGATATTAGCTTTAAGCTATCAAGAGCTGCCATTTCGGCTAAAACCATGCTTTCTCTATCTTTCCCAATTTCCGGAAGACATGGAGATTGACAAGACGACATTAATTCGGATGTGGATAGCTGAAGGTTTTTTACCTCAACCATTGAGAGGAGAAGGAGACGAGACAATGGAAGATGTAGGCGAACAATTTTTGGAAGAGCTTGCAAATAGGTGTATGGTTCAAGTGAGTGAAAGAGACCACACTGGAATTGGTATCAAAAAGTGCCGCATGCACGATCTTATGCGAGATATGTGTGTCTCAAAAGCAAGAGAAGAAAGTTTTCTTGGAGTTATTGAGCATCAAAAGGACATAGCAGCTTCCATGAGCAAGTCACGCAGAATTGCCGTTCACAAGATACGCTTTGTGCCCTCAGAAGAATGTAGTCCACGTCTTCGTTCTCTTCTCTACCTCAACCCAAGGAAGGAGTTTGTATTTACACTGGACAGGAATcaagtaatttttattttcaagaaTTTGAAATTGCTGAGAGTCTTAAATATTCAAAATGTGATTCCAAAAGAGAGTTATATACCTAGAGAAATTGGTGATCTGATTCACTTGAGATATCTTGGATTGAGGAACACCATATTACATGTATTCCCAAAACGCAGATATTTACCCAAGTTGATCACACCATTGCCTGCATCCATTGGCAATTTGAAGAGTTTATACACGCTTGATTTACGACGAGGACGACATGAGCAGAATGATTATTGGAAAGTACCTGATGTAATGTGGAAATTGAAATGTTTGAGGCAACTGTTATTGGATCCTCATGCAGATGATAAATGGAAGTGCAGTTTGGATacattaagacaactagagactTTGAAGTGGATAGAAGCTAAGAGTCTAATTAGAAAGGATGCACTACTCAATTTGACTAATCTTCGAAATTTAGGAGTTGTGTTCCAGAGAAAAGAAGAAGCTGAGATGGTTCTAAGATCTCCCATTTCTAGATTGGGACGTCTTTGTTTCTTGAAGATGGTCATGTCAGAGGAAAGTTCATTTGCAAGTTTGGAACCACTTTCTGGTTGTCATCATTTGACCAAATTGAGGTTAAATGGAATCATATTAGAAGATCCACATTCCTCGCTTCACAATTTGGAATACCTGCCAGGAAGCCTGGCCAAGTTAAGTTTGATCAATTCTAAATTAAAGAATGATCCGATGGGTATTCTAAATAAGCAGCCTAATCTAAGGTTTCTGGATTTGGGCTCTAAGTCATACGAGGGGTCTGAAATGGTATGCTCTGCCCATGGATTTCCTCAACTTGAGACTCTTAGGCTTTCAGGGTTACATGTACTAGAATGGAAAATAGAGGAAGGTGCAATGCCATTTCTCAAGGATTTATCTTTAACTTTTCTAAGGGAACTGAAGACGATTCCTGAAGGATTGAAATTTGTTTCTTCCCTTCAAAAATTGGATCTCTTTGACATGGCACAAGAATTTACAAAAAGGGTTAAAGTCATAGATGGAGTAGAAGGAGAGGACTTTGACAAGGTGTGCCACATACCTTCTATTATCGTACATACCTTCGATTATTGTCCGTGA
- the LOC110645231 gene encoding ultraviolet-B receptor UVR8 isoform X2 — MNGEGRGGDERSKMEEMVKEKLVFMWGYLPGALPLRAPILSPVVVRPDEYTWKDVCGGGCGFAMAISESGKLITWGSTDDLGQSYVTSGKHGEIPKPFPLPTEFSIVKAAAGWAHCVAATDTDGGEVYTWGWKECVPSGKVFGEPSPGSMERDVLERQSPFLAEQVTPRSQRSRSAGGIDSRGVGEESTKRRRISSAKQTAESSSSNDETLSALPCLVTLNPGVRMATVAAGGRHTLALSDIGQVWGWGYGGEGQLGLGSRIRMVTSPHPVPCIDSSYGKDRPRALSRGCMASEGHGFRVPGSYVKRIACGGRHSAVITDAGALLTFGWGLYGQCGQGSTDDELSPISVSSLLGMRIEGVAAGLWHTVCISADGDVYSFGGNQFGQLGTGGDQAETTPRLLDASCLEDAYAKTISCGARHTALVTEDRKVFCWGWNKYGQLGLGDVIDRNIPSPVTIEGCVPRKVACGWWHTLLLAESPA; from the exons ATGAATGGGGAGGGAAGAGGGGGagatgagagatcgaaaatggaGGAAATGGTGAAGGAAAAGCTGGTCTTTATGTGGGGATACCTTCCGGGAGCCTTGCCGCTAAGGGCGCCGATTTTGTCTCCAGTCGTTGTGCGCCCCGATGAATACACTTGGAAGGACGTTTGCGGCGGCGGTTGCGGTTTCGCCATGGCTATTTctg AGTCTGGAAAACTCATAACTTGGGGTTCAACAGACGATCTAGGTCAAAGCTATGTGACATCCGGGAAGCATGGG gaAATTCCTAAGCCTTTCCCTCTCCCAACTGAGTTCTCTATCGTAAAAGCTGCAGCTGGTTGGGCCCATTGTGTAGCAGCTACAG ACACAGATGGTGGAGAAGTTTATACGTGGGGTTGGAAAGAGTGTGTTCCCTCAGGGAAGGTATTTGGAGAACCATCACCAGGGAGCATGGAAAGGGATGTGTTAGAAAGGCAGAGTCCATTTTTAGCAGAGCAAG TGACCCCTCGCTCTCAACGCTCAAGATCCGCTGGTGGAATTGATAGTCGTGGAGTTGGAGAAGAAAGTACAAAACGCAGGAGGATTTCATCTGCAAAACAAACTGCTGAAAGCTCGTCTTCCAATGATGAGACACTCTCAGCATTGCCATGTCTAGTAACGTTAAATCCAGGGGTGAGGATGGCTACTGTTGCTGCTGGTGGTCGCCACACTTTAGCATTGTCAG ATATAGGACAGGTGTGGGGTTGGGGCTATGGAGGCGAAGGGCAACTTGGTTTGGGGTCCCGGATACGCATGGTGACCTCACCTCATCCTGTACCTTGCATTGACTCTTCTTATGGAAAAGATAGGCCTAGAGCACTTTCTCGAGGATGCATGGCTTCAGAAGGACATGGTTTTAGAGTTCCTGGAAGTTATGTCAAGAGGATTGCCTGTGGAGGGCGACATAGTGCAGTAATCACAG ATGCTGGAGCACTCCTCACTTTTGGCTGGGGACTCTATGGACAG TGTGGACAAGGGAGTACAGATGATGAACTGAGCCCAATTTCTGTATCTTCATTGTTGGGCATGCGGATAGAGGGTGTTGCTGCAGGCTTGTGGCACACTGTTTGCATTTCTGCTGATGGTGATGTTTATTCATTTGGAGGGAATCAGTTTGGGCAATTGGGTACTGGTGGTGATCAAGCAGAG ACTACACCCAGGCTCTTGGATGCTTCATGTTTGGAAGATGCATATGCAAAAACAATCTCCTGTGGGGCTCGTCACACTGCTTTAGTCACAG AGGATCGGAAAGTGTTTTGCTGGGGATGGAACAAGTATGGTCAG CTTGGATTGGGTGATGTGATCGACCGCAACATTCCTTCTCCAGTTACTATAGAGGGTTGTGTCCCTCGAAAGGTGGCATGTGGCTGGTGGCATACCCTACTTTTGGCCGAATCACCTGCTTGA
- the LOC110645231 gene encoding ultraviolet-B receptor UVR8 isoform X4 has product MNGEGRGGDERSKMEEMVKEKLVFMWGYLPGALPLRAPILSPVVVRPDEYTWKDVCGGGCGFAMAISESGKLITWGSTDDLGQSYVTSGKHGEIPKPFPLPTEFSIVKAAAGWAHCVAATDGGEVYTWGWKECVPSGKVFGEPSPGSMERDVLERQSPFLAEQVTPRSQRSRSAGGIDSRGVGEESTKRRRISSAKQTAESSSSNDETLSALPCLVTLNPGVRMATVAAGGRHTLALSDIGQVWGWGYGGEGQLGLGSRIRMVTSPHPVPCIDSSYGKDRPRALSRGCMASEGHGFRVPGSYVKRIACGGRHSAVITDAGALLTFGWGLYGQCGQGSTDDELSPISVSSLLGMRIEGVAAGLWHTVCISADGDVYSFGGNQFGQLGTGGDQAETTPRLLDASCLEDAYAKTISCGARHTALVTEDRKVFCWGWNKYGQLGLGDVIDRNIPSPVTIEGCVPRKVACGWWHTLLLAESPA; this is encoded by the exons ATGAATGGGGAGGGAAGAGGGGGagatgagagatcgaaaatggaGGAAATGGTGAAGGAAAAGCTGGTCTTTATGTGGGGATACCTTCCGGGAGCCTTGCCGCTAAGGGCGCCGATTTTGTCTCCAGTCGTTGTGCGCCCCGATGAATACACTTGGAAGGACGTTTGCGGCGGCGGTTGCGGTTTCGCCATGGCTATTTctg AGTCTGGAAAACTCATAACTTGGGGTTCAACAGACGATCTAGGTCAAAGCTATGTGACATCCGGGAAGCATGGG gaAATTCCTAAGCCTTTCCCTCTCCCAACTGAGTTCTCTATCGTAAAAGCTGCAGCTGGTTGGGCCCATTGTGTAGCAGCTACAG ATGGTGGAGAAGTTTATACGTGGGGTTGGAAAGAGTGTGTTCCCTCAGGGAAGGTATTTGGAGAACCATCACCAGGGAGCATGGAAAGGGATGTGTTAGAAAGGCAGAGTCCATTTTTAGCAGAGCAAG TGACCCCTCGCTCTCAACGCTCAAGATCCGCTGGTGGAATTGATAGTCGTGGAGTTGGAGAAGAAAGTACAAAACGCAGGAGGATTTCATCTGCAAAACAAACTGCTGAAAGCTCGTCTTCCAATGATGAGACACTCTCAGCATTGCCATGTCTAGTAACGTTAAATCCAGGGGTGAGGATGGCTACTGTTGCTGCTGGTGGTCGCCACACTTTAGCATTGTCAG ATATAGGACAGGTGTGGGGTTGGGGCTATGGAGGCGAAGGGCAACTTGGTTTGGGGTCCCGGATACGCATGGTGACCTCACCTCATCCTGTACCTTGCATTGACTCTTCTTATGGAAAAGATAGGCCTAGAGCACTTTCTCGAGGATGCATGGCTTCAGAAGGACATGGTTTTAGAGTTCCTGGAAGTTATGTCAAGAGGATTGCCTGTGGAGGGCGACATAGTGCAGTAATCACAG ATGCTGGAGCACTCCTCACTTTTGGCTGGGGACTCTATGGACAG TGTGGACAAGGGAGTACAGATGATGAACTGAGCCCAATTTCTGTATCTTCATTGTTGGGCATGCGGATAGAGGGTGTTGCTGCAGGCTTGTGGCACACTGTTTGCATTTCTGCTGATGGTGATGTTTATTCATTTGGAGGGAATCAGTTTGGGCAATTGGGTACTGGTGGTGATCAAGCAGAG ACTACACCCAGGCTCTTGGATGCTTCATGTTTGGAAGATGCATATGCAAAAACAATCTCCTGTGGGGCTCGTCACACTGCTTTAGTCACAG AGGATCGGAAAGTGTTTTGCTGGGGATGGAACAAGTATGGTCAG CTTGGATTGGGTGATGTGATCGACCGCAACATTCCTTCTCCAGTTACTATAGAGGGTTGTGTCCCTCGAAAGGTGGCATGTGGCTGGTGGCATACCCTACTTTTGGCCGAATCACCTGCTTGA
- the LOC131173022 gene encoding uncharacterized protein LOC131173022, which translates to MRPEDITWEPYNEELLDKLPDMCIQGRPIWKAVVPLICFHIIEWHQPDRVMRQFGLAQPIPRRPMQTDELHEITLRFSESNWAHHHATYINCWNRREHYIVQGQEMAQPLHHHSEYMEWYRRVARRWISISGASIGCVEDAIEDCLLKLQNPSTENVAEVKCTLRKMMIALEEESRLCQMPPPQSAPQAITFNDELEEDQPINQPEPSHRAARRRSRPARSCQHPVRPASPLDDALPPPVAFHPYCITSAPDHSDPIPSAPALSDPAHYTGWMATPSMPGPSAPWMSYQTQMQNRSTFDFTESQQPQTPFGGLFAPFGRPSSIGPSQYTSGQFSGYGSEQYFAPYHSGALGHIPSAAGLFGYHEQSLCALSLRGIIGTTSSAS; encoded by the exons ATGCGACCTGAAGAT ATTACATGGGAACCATATAATGAGGAATTGTTGGATAAGCTGCCCGACATGTGCATACAGGGTCGTCCCATATGGAAGGCAGTGGTGCCATTAATTTGCTTCCATATTATTGAATGGCACCAGCCTGATAGAGTGATGAGGCAGTTTGGTTTGGCCCAACCTATTCCACGACGACCGATGCAAACAGATGAGTTACATGAGATTACTCTCCGATTTAGTGAGAGTAATTGGGCGCACCACCATGCGACGTACATTAATTGTTGGAATAGGCGAGAACATTACATTGTTCAAGGGCAAGAAATGGCACAACCACTCCACCATCATTCTGAATATATGGAGTGGTATCGTCGAGTTGCAAGACGTTGGATCTCAATAAGTGGAGCTTCCATTGGTTGTGTG GAGGATGCAATTGAGGATTGTTTGCTAAAATTACAGAACCCATCAACAGAAAATGTGGCTGAAGTTAAATGTACATTAAGAAAAATGATGATTGCTCTAGAGGAAGAAAGTCGGCTTTGCCAAATGCCACCTCCTCAATCCGCACCTCAAGCAATAACCTTTAATGATGAATTAGAAGAGGACCAACCCATCAACCAGCCTGAGCCCTCACATAGAGCAGCACGACGCCGATCACGTCCTGCTCGAAGTTGTCAACATCCAGTGCGTCCAGCCTCTCCTCTCGATGATGCTTTGCCCCCACCTGTCGCATTCCACCCTTACTGCATCACATCAGCGCCTGATCATTCTGATCCTATTCCCTCCGCTCCTGCACTATCTGACCCTGCTCATTACACTGGTTGGATGGCTACCCCATCAATGCCTGGCCCATCAGCACCATGGATGTCATATCAAACTCAAATGCAAAACAGAAGCACATTCGACTTTACTGAGAGTCAACAGCCGCAAACACCATTCGGCGGCTTATTTGCTCCATTTGGCAGACCATCAAGCATTGGGCCATCACAGTATACGTCAGGTCAATTTAGTGGATATGGGTCAGAACAATACTTTGCACCATATCATTCTGGTGCCTTAGGCCATATTCCATCTGCTGCGGGTCTATTTGGATACCATGAACAAAGTCTTTGTGCATTATCTTTGCGGGGAATCATCGGGACAACATCAAGTGCAAGCTAG